The Synechococcus sp. BL107 nucleotide sequence TGATTTGAGCGATCTCAGAGTGATCTGAATTGGCTGAAAATGAACGTGTGCTTTTAAATGTTTCCTGAATTTTACCCGATTTGGAATAACGCGTCCACTGGCCTAACCAGCTGCCTAAATGGTGCTGCCAAAATAAATTCCAATTAGTTGTGGATCGATTCGTCATATTATTTTTATGGTCTAGTGTGCACCAATGTCATCTCTTGATTCGGACAAATAGGATCTATTTGTTTTTGATGTCGACTGATACCAATCGTTGCATCAGACTTTTTAATTTGTCGATGAATGGAGTTGTCGTTTGCTATGCCACCGGCCAATTCTTGGCATCACCACAATCAAGGCTGCAAGGAAGCACATCGTGAGAAGCAAGCCGTGCATGAAAAAGAATGTGAGAACGATGTGGATGGTGATCGCCACTGCTGCGAGCATCGCTAATCCTGTTAAAGCAGCGCTCCTTAATGTTTTTGTGTAACTCCGCATTTCAAGATGGCTGATAGGCGAACGGTATCGCTCAACCTCTTGATGGTCCAGCCCGTTTGCTGACTTCTTTTGTTTGGTGGGTCTGACTAAAAGAAATAAAGCAGAGTTTTTTACTCTTTGCCCAGAGTATTCGAACCTTAAAGGTGATGGGATGTCTTGCGCCGATGCAAGCTGGCTGAATTGATTTACCAGTAGGGGTCGGTGGCAAATGTCACCACCAACTCTCCTGATTTTGAGGGTGGAACGGTGCTGATGCAGGCCCGAACCATTTTGCCGTTCACTTCGATTTCACAGGCGCCACAGCTGCCCCCCAAGCAGCCAGTTGGAATCGAAACGTCTGCGTTGCTAGCGGCTTTCAACCAGTCCTCACCAACGGTTTCCACGGTGGTTTGGCCATGGGGCCAACGCACAGGAATGCTGCTCATCGAGCTGTCATCGGGATGAACACTATGGACGAACGATCAGGTTCATTCGATGGGTCTTGTCTGTCGGCATTGTCAATCTCAATTTATTCGGGTCAATTTGATGTTTTGTGGAGTGGATCGTGTTGAGACTTCTGTTCGCTTGATTTTGGTATGAACAGTTCA carries:
- a CDS encoding 2Fe-2S iron-sulfur cluster-binding protein, which produces MSSIPVRWPHGQTTVETVGEDWLKAASNADVSIPTGCLGGSCGACEIEVNGKMVRACISTVPPSKSGELVVTFATDPYW